In one window of Drosophila innubila isolate TH190305 chromosome 2L unlocalized genomic scaffold, UK_Dinn_1.0 4_B_2L, whole genome shotgun sequence DNA:
- the LOC117781013 gene encoding C-type lectin 37Db-like, whose product MKIVIIGLLVTIFAIHESQQTYAEYAEYIDYLDQIHQIKTKPIEDFTTLSKKFDDLEKKFEDLRKTVTAVKTAELPKFVKIGSKYYYIDHAEEVNWFVAVDKCRAMDANLAGLQSMEELKAVSDKLTERDYWLDINDLGKKGVYQTLSSGQNAGFLNWHDGEPNNGSGNERCVVLRKIRSKYAMNDEKCEIKHHFICQKNQLE is encoded by the exons ATGAAAATCGTTATAATTGGACTTCTAGTCACAATTTTCGCAATACACGAAAGTCAGCAAACG tATGCTGAGTACGCTGAGTATATAGACTACTTAGATCAAAtacatcaaataaaaacaaagccgATAGAAGACTTTACGACGCTAAGTAAAAAGTTTGATGACCTGGAAAAAAAGTTTGAGGATCTACGCAAAACAGTTACGGCAGTAAAAACCGCGGAATTGccgaaatttgttaaaattggaTCAAAATACTACTATATTGATCACGCAGAAGAGGTAAATTGGTTTGTCGCAGTTGATAAGTGTCGTGCAATGGATGCAAATCTGGCCGGTCTGCAAAGTATGGAAGAGTTAAAAGCAGTCAGCGACAAGTTAACCGAAAGAGACTACTGGCTAGACATCAATGATCTTGGCAAGAAGGGTGTCTACCAAACGTTATCTTCTGGTCAGAATGCAGGCTTTTTGAATTGGCATGACGGGGAACCCAACAACGGAAGTGGAAACGAACGTTGCGTTGTACTTCGAAAAATAAGATCAAAATATGCAATGAATGATGAAAAGTGTGAAATCAAACATCACTTTATCTGTCAGAAGAATCAACTAGagtaa